Genomic window (Ananas comosus cultivar F153 linkage group 1, ASM154086v1, whole genome shotgun sequence):
ccctcgaagtttgcgcccttcgaacgatcaagcgattcgactaACGAGGGATcaaatcagccgggttcgaaaacctttaaagtaaattcggttcggcgggatgagccgaatgtacggaccgAGCGAGAAATGAGTACGGCAGAAGAGCTGAACTAACAGAAAATGTGAGAATTGGTCGGCTAGAGAAGCCAAATGCCTTTATATTGAGTGGAAGGAAGTACAAGGGTCGAGTGTGCCGGATAGCAtgcagactcggttgatctacttTACGGACtactcactacaacaaaatgtAGCTCTACCGACGCTTTTTTAGGGATGCTTCGCTGAAGTGTcggcaaattttaatttatctcctAAATTATCGATGCTTACCCAAAGCGTCGACAGGATGGAATTTTAGGCGCTTAATTAACTTCCCGCGAAACACTCTGCCCGCGAAACGCCCGCATAGCGCGAAATAGTAGCgccaaaactgaaaaaaaaaaaaaccctaaatctcatatTAGTTCTCTTTTCACATATCCTCTGTCACCAAAATGCCTTTTTCCATTCCTCCCACCTTCCTTCACagatgaagaagaaggtgaTCTCCCACCTCTATCGCTGCGCCCTCTCCCGCTTCTGCTGCCGCTCCCACTTCTCCGCCCAATCCTACCGCCACTTCGTCTAGGGCCCCCAGCTCCTCTCCCGCGCCTGCTCCTTCTCCctttcctccgcctccgcctccgcccccgCCCTCGCCCACTCCGCCATCGCAGAGGCCGACCTTGCCGCTGCCCTCGACGCTCGCGATGCCGCGCCCCACATCTTGAAGGCCCTCGCCCCAGCCCGTGGTTGAGAATGTTCCAGAATGCTCGTGAATGGTGCTCGTAGATCAGGTACTATACGTTTCTTTCTCAGTGAATGCGACGACTATTTAAGTTTTATTTGGTCTTCTTACTGCTTTACTTGTTATGTTAAAAAGATTTTGAAGCTTGCCAATTACTATTTCCTGCGGAAAACTGATTTTAGGTATGGAAACCGAAAGCTACATTCCGGTATGTTCTGTATCACTTAAGCGCTAACTTATCGAAGTGGTCTGATCTGCGATGGTGGTGTTCAAGAATGTGAATTTGCTGGATAAAATAACTACTGTGAGGAATGGATCCAGTAAAAGTTTTTGGGTCTTATTTTGAGTGGttcttatatttatttctatacaaaacaaaataattctATACCTTCTTCTTAATAAGTATTTGGTTGCATTTTGGCTTATGTGAACAGCAACTTGAGTTTGAAGTACAAATAATAGAATATAATGATATTAGCAAAGTACTCCATGTGTAGGCATACTGATGGTGTCCATTTGGTGTGTTTTGCTTAATTACTTACATGTTGAACAATGTTCTTTAATGgagtattaattaatttgttgttATAATTTCCTTAGTATTACTCTGTAGATTCTCCCCATGCTCTGATCCCTCGACGCCGCCCTCTCCCACCTGCCACCAAATCCCTTCCCCCCAGCGAGCGTGGCAACGCCTTCTTCAAGTGCGCCAGGCTGGAGAAAATTGTGAGTTTAAGTCCTAGTTCGTATTCCGATCTTGAAACACATTCATTTTGATGCTTTGGAGCCCCCAAAATCCCTAAAGCACTTTAGAGCTCCACTGCTTTACAAAATGGCAGTGGGAATTTGGGGATTATGGAGACTTCGGACTCTAAAGAATCAAAGTGGTTGCGCTCAGAGGGTGCATTCGAAATGAGGCCTAAgtgttatttcttttttaatttagtttcttTTCTAATTTACCACATCAAGTAGCTTGTGAATAATGATTTGATCTGATAATGTAGGGAACTTTCAATGAGGATGTGTGAATTGACTCCTGTCGACCATGCATATCTTGTTTTCAAGCTTTTCTGGAAAATTAGCTAATTAGCTGATACCAGctgttttttcccttttttgtttCGGGCTTGTCGTTATTGCTTTCCTCTCGAAGCATTACTATTGTTGATGTCATTTTATTACTTTTAGGCAAGTGTGTGACAAAATTGATGTCTGTCtcatgaaataaaaatattcctcCGTTCTATAGATCGAATTTGTAACTCTTAACTCAAATTGAAGGGACTGGAGATCAGACTTTGCTTGTTCCTTTAGTCTGAACATGATTTTAGAAGCCATGATAAAGTTCAACTTGTGTATGGGTCTTTATCTTGGATTTAGTTAAGTGTTATTGTTCTTTGGTTGCTAAACATGTTAAGTATACTCAAATGTGTGAAATTGGCCTGATGCTGAATTCATGTTTTGACATGTGTTGACAATAATATGTAAGTTTGGTCATTTTACTTGATTAAATTTCTATGCTAAACAATTTCTTCGTCAAATGACAAAATCCTGTTAGTCTTCATATAACTATAATGATTTCGTTCCATTTTCACTTGAGAATGTTCTTTGCACAGGGAGCTCATTCTGCATCTTGCTAGGTTTGTTTAAGTTAAATCACGAGCTAGAAACTATTTCACCAGCCTCTTTGTTGAGTTCTTCAAGTTCTTACTTTATTTGTTAACGAATTTGCGGTCCAGAGACTACTTTGAAATGATCCTTGAACTGGGTACTATGATGACGGACCAAACAAAGTTTCTGTTGATTAATCAGAAATAATGTCCTTCAACTTTGAATAGGTCTAGTATTTGTGTTGCTTGAATGTAGAAGCATGAAACTTGTTTAGATGAAGTTACATGAGAAATGTCTAGCTGCGCAATGGTTTGGTCAATAAGATTTCAAGAGGACTTTGGAATCTCTTGTGGTACTTACTAATTAAAAACTGGTAGGGCTTTTCTGAAGAATCTACTCAAAGAGCATCAATTTCTATAGAAGGTCTAGATAGGCCCCAAGTTTATGAGTCTGAATTTTGAAACATATTGTGAATTAGAAGTAGTGGCAAAGCCTGTCAACCTCCAGATTTTGAGAAATAGTTTGTGCAGAATGAAGCAAAATAATAGTTATATCTTAAAATTTGCATTCATTTACCCAACGATCCTTCTGCTATTTGAAAAATATGGTCGTATTAAAAAGGTAGTTGATGCTGAATTTTAATAGACCACACTCTTCTTTCCAAAAGATAGGTgcttaaattatctagaaagcATGAGAAGTAGGTGACATatttaggccttgtttggttatgcatcaattttgcattttttcccccttttttttctctttcacttAATTCCATGCTTTGCGTAGTATGATGACAGATTGTTTGCAATCTCTGCAATAAtggtgtttgtttttttttaaaaaaaaaaaactagtaggAACAATTATCTCTAAGGCCTTCCCATCCTCGGCGAGTGCTACGAGCACAAGGGATCCATCGAGGCTGCACGGAGCACTTTCGACCCTGCCATTTGGATCGACGCCTGTTTGGAATTGGCTTGGCAGGACCTGCAGAGGCTATTCGGATCCAGAGGCAGACTCCCACATAAGGTTAATTGTTTGATTGAATCTTCCATCATATGTCATTCCAATCTTAGCAAGTTGCAAGTTTTGActgcagaaattttttttttgttctaccAACTCATTAACCACCACCTTATTAGGAATGTGCTTAATTGAATTAATATGCTTGAAGTCCTTTTTCCATAGTTCAACAATGTATTTTGATAGAATTTCAACCACATCTTGATAATTTAGCACCGAGAGCACATGCCTACCTGAAATATCCTTGAATTGAAAATAGCAACAAAATATAGCTAAATTCAAACTCATTTTCACTGTAAAGAACCTCATAGCTCTTTTACTATAAGGCTAAACCATCTTTCATTATTGTATGGTCTATTATCTCAAAGAAGGAAACTAATCCATCAACTTTCACTAGCGAAGGGGTGCAATCGGTCAAAGTCTTGATCTCTTCTTGGAATGTTAAACATTTCCAATATTGTGTAAATCTTCCTGTAAAATTGCATTACTAATAGAAGGCCTATACTCTCTATGCTCATGAGAAAAAAGatcttatttttttagtttgtagTGTTTAACATAGTGAGctctttttatcaaaaaatttgcTTTGATATAtcctataaaatatatttgtcacCTAAGAAATGTTGttggtttatatttttatgaaaacaAGATaacttagcatttttttttttatttggtacttttctaaaaattctaGATTGCTCTTCAATTTTTGTTTGATACGTGAAGCTAGCCATACAATTAGTGTTTGATTCTAGATAAGCTCTATCATGTCAAACATTTGATTCACAAGTAATATTAGACTGCtaaataatagttttaaatattttaggaaTACAATTATTCCTAACACCATTAGCATTGTTACCGGCTCAGCAAGCTCATTGGTAATAGTTAGTCAAAGCGAAAGTTTTGGATAAGGAGCTTCAAAATTCTACAGTGAGGAGAGCAAGAACATCTTGGTATGATAAAGCTTattattttgcatatttttctatatttttcttcaattttgtaGTATTGTTTTCCTCTTTATTGACATAGGAAgtcagtaaaattttttaattttaatttgcaaataaactATGATCTTTCTTTGTTATTAATTCTTTTCTTGTATTGGTTGTAGATGAATTCCTTCCATAATTgcaattgaatttaaaataaccATATAATTAATAATCACGGCAAATTAAATTATGAGAATCATCATTTATAATTATGGATTCTAACtgatttgttatttttaaattaatttgcatatttttggAAGTAAGTGTGTTAATTGAAGTGCTAAATTTTTTAGTAAGAAGTATTAGTGTCTAGATATGAAGTTTAGAACAGTTCATTATTTATGATTTTTGTTGTTGGGGCTCAATTTTATGAAGCTAATCGTTCCTTTTTACTCTAATGTTTATAGTTGAGGCTGAAGTTCTTGTtccttattttatcttttttttttaacacatgGGTTATAATCATACAGATTATGATATAATGGACAAAAGTTGGATAAGTAAGCCGAGAAATGATAATGCGTACATTGATGGtgttagaaattttattaaatttgctaTGGAAAAATCATCGATAAATGGCAAGATCTTATGCCCATGTCGAAAGTGTTACAACAATTCTTCTTTTGTTCCAGAAGTTGTCGAAGAACATTTAGTGTGGAACGGTTTTTTATTAGGTTACAATGTTTGGGTATTTCATGGAGAGTCATTTGTGACATCTCCAAGTGAAATCGAATGCCCTTCATTTGCTCCAGGGTCTACTAATGCACAAGAAAGTAGTTCAAGACAAGATGGTCTAGGAGGATTGCTACAAGATGTCTTTGGAATTATGGGTACTAATTTGAATACTGAACAAGTAATGAATGAGACTATTCCTAATAATTTAGAAGAATGTAATGACGAGGCGTCTGCTAGCGGATTTCTTGGTGAGCAAAATTTAAATGAGCGGTCAATGCATTCATCACCTAGTGAAACAATTCGATACAAAAACTTGGTGAAAGATTGTGATCAAGAATTATATCCAGGTTGTAAAAATTATTCCAAGATATCATTCATTCTCCGCTTATTCCACCTCAAATGCTTAAATGGGTGGTCTGGAAAATCCTTTACAATGTTGCTTCAATTATTAAAGGATTCATTTCCTAAAGGCACCTCTTTGCCGTCATCTTATTATGAAGCTAAAAAGCTAATAAAAGAATTGGGTCTTGGATATGAGAAGCTTCATATTTGCCCTAATGATTGTATGTTATATTGGGGTGAGACGATGAATCAAGAGTATTGTAATGTGTGTGGATCTTCACGGTGGACAATGAACaaagatgatgatggtggttCTGATGatttgagaagaaaaaaaaagccggCCAAAATATTACGCTATTTTCCTTTGATACCAAgattaaaaagaatttatatgtCATCTAAAATTGCTTCATTAATGAGATGGCATGATGAAGGTCGCATTAAAGATGGAATCTTGAGACACCCAGCAGATGGCCTCGCGTGGAAATCATTTGATGATCATTATCTTGATTTTTCTTCCGATCCTCGTAGTGTTAGACTTGGTCTTGCTAGCGATGGATTCAATCCTTTCCGAACAATGAGTACCACTTATAGCACTTGGCCGGTGATATTGATTCCTTATAATTTACCTCCGTGGTTATGTATGAAACAATCATCATTCATCCTATCAATGGTCATCCCCGGTGAAAAAGGTCCAGGTAATGATATTGATATTTATTTGCAACCTTTAATAGCGGAGTTAAAACAATTATGGAATGGTGTTGATGCTTTTGATGCTTCTACTAAGCAAAACTTTATCATGAAAGCAGCTCTTATGTGGACTATTAATGATTTTCCTGCCTATGCTAATTTATCCGGTTGGAGCACAAAGGGGCGTGTTGCTTGCCCTTGTTGTGGGGTTTCAACCGATTCACGTTGGTTGAAGCATAGTAAGAAGTTTTGTTATATGGGTCATCGTCGATGGTTAGAACCAAATCATTCGTTTCGATATCAACAAAATCAATTTGATGGTACTATAGAGTTGCGTTCCGCTCCAATATCACCATTTGGAATTGATGTCCTAAGGCAACTAGAGGGCACAAGTTATAAATATGGCAAAGGCTCAAAATCTTCTAAGAAAAGGATGAGAGAGGAAGTTGCTAGTTCTGCAAATCAAGTAGTGGATGAAGTTGGCACTACAAATCAAGTAAGAGTGTTTGAAGATGCCGATGAGTTCATTGGGGATGGCCATGACACTACAAGAAAAGATATTATTGGTGGCAAAAATAATGTGGCGATAAATTTTATCACCACTATATAGTTACTTTTTgtggcgataaaaaaaaattaccaccGATTAATTAACTAAAAGTGGCAATACTACTTTCGCcactaaatgattattttatcgcCACTATTTGGTTATCTACGGTGGCAATAAAAAGAGTGGCCATcgattaattaacttaaagtggTGATACTACTTTCGccactaaataattaatttatcgCCACTAAATCGTTATTTATGATGGCGATAAAACATATtgccactaattaattaacttaaaatgGTAATAATACTTTCGCCACcaaatgattatttttatcgCCATTATTTGGTTATCTATAGTGGcgataaaaaattttttccaccaattaattaactttaagtggcgataaaaaaattttgccaccaattaattaactttaagtgGCAATACTACTTTCGCCACTAaatgattaattttttactaCTATTTGGTTAGCTatagtgatgataaaaaaaattgacgcatattattaataaaattataataaaaataaaatatttaaaatatttatatcaaaataatgtaTAGTGAAGATGAAAAAACTGTAGTTGTTAAAAATTGAGGATGAAAATGTACAGATCTAGACATCTTCAACTTCAGATCATTTTGAATTgctctataaattttaattttattttgattcacacttctgaacttttttttattattttattctagttaatttagttaaatttttaaattcaagagctttattaattagtgtttacctattaattattttcatttattttttaaaaattaattaaatgtaacttaaattaattaattaattaattaattacaaattattaattaaattaaattttaatttttaatttttaaaaattaacttattatatttaaaaatgaaattaaattattagttaattaaagtaaattatttaaaatttaattaaaatgactaaattttaatcaaatttagtccccaaacaaaaattatatggtgAATAAAATAACTACGCGGGCACAGTcccgtttctctctctctaacgtGAATACCAGAGATGGTTCTCTGGACCATCTCTCGTATTTTAGGAGTGTTGATTTACTCGCAAATTTTAGGAGCTTCCGCTTCTACTTCCGCAGTTCCACTTCCACGAGAGAAGCGCCGAGGAGAGCGAGGAAGACGAAGAGGCGAAAATGGCGCTCCTATGCTTCATGCTCGATCTCCGCAACATCCCCCCTCCCCTCTTCCGCGATCTCAAACAGGTGATcgatccctctccctctcgctctccctctctccatcgatcgatcgatcgatctctcGATCGTGAAGTGCTGCTCTTGCTCCGATCCTCATCGATCTCGCTCGATCTCGTCGAGCATCATCTACGGAATCCTCTCGTTTAAGCTTGTCGTTGTTGTATGTTGTTGTTGTAGCCAGTGTTTGCTGCAGCTCGCGAATCTCTACGTGGTGTCGTGGGGGAtaggggagagggagggggaggcggGTACGAAGGAGATTCTCGCCCTACGAGATCGGATAGGTTTGTGCTACATTGACAGAAGCAGGGCCCCTTCGTCCTCCGCCGAGGTCAGAGATCATCTTGCTTTCTGTTTTCTAATTTTAGCTTATTCCGCAAATGGAAGTGAGATTTTGGGTTTTAGGTAGTAGAAGATCGGAAAAAGGAGAAGAGCAAATTGACTTTATGCTCCTCTATATCTTATACATCCAAGCGATCATTGAATGATAGGGTTTAAAACGGCCATTATTTGATTCAGTACATTCCTGCTCAATTTCTAGAGATGTTATTGTTAATGGAGTAAGGCAATCCTCAGGTCAGAGTCATTAAAAATGAGTCATGATACATTTTTCCTAGGGCCCTTGCCGCAATTGGGAAAAAAAACATTTTCCTAGAAAATTAGCAATGATGCTCTTCATGTATGTCAATCTTTAATTAACCGCACACTGAAGTAACTCGAAGcaacatttttaatattaaaacgGCCATCCAATTGATAGCAGAGTCGCTGATAAAATGAGGAAATCATGTCCTCTTACCTTCCAAGAACTAGAGGCTTCAGATCTCATTGATAATGCAGTAAAGGTTGGAGAACAAACTATCTTGTTTCTTAGCTCTTTTGAAGGGGATTCAGACCTCTGACGAGTTTCTGCACCGATAACTTTCAATGTAATTGATCGAACAAACTTGGCATCCCTAGATGAAGGTAATAAACTTGGCATCCCTAGATGAAGGTAAACCTTACTAATGGTGAAAAGGAGATTGAGCATCTGAATTATCGATTATGTAAGAAATTGAGTTTTAGAAGGGGTAGATATGTGAAATACTGGATGTTGCAACAATAGATTAATGGAAATGAAGGGGGCTCTATACGTTGATATAAGTTTTAAAGTTATTGCATTAGTCAGTACATTAATTTTGGAGTATTGTCATTGGTGAATTGTCCAAAATGATTATAAAGTTCTGTGTGAACAATTATGGCATCTTCACCTTTGTCCTTATTTTTACTTACAGACGTAAAGCATTCCACTCTTAAGATGTGATGGCAATAGCTAATGATGCTTCTGTAGTCTCTGTAAGTATCAAAATACAGTTAAATGTTAGGGGGGTGTAGTGTCTCCAAGTGTGACATTTCGAGGGCTGGCGAAAAAGAATTATGACTgagtgaattgttttttttcactattcacTTCAAAGGAAAAGTAGAAATTATTTTCCTTCACTGGCTGCCGTTCATGATATTTTGAATCATCTGCTGTTTCCAAGTTATCTAAAATCTGAATCATTGTCAATAGGTGTGATAGTGGGGACATCCTATGTGGTTACTCCCAGTTCTCATGACATTGAAGCTACCCTGGATGAATGTGATTAGTCGGATCTGAATACTCAACGTGAGTCGACTACATTCTCAACTTTGATTCAACTTCTGCAACTTGCTATCATATCTTTCTTCCTTTAATGTAATGCAGTTTTTTATGGTCTTTGTGGAGCTCTTTACCGTCTAGATCAGGGACTTGTATGCTATTCAACATGTAATATGGAAACCATAAGAGATGGCTCCTTCCTATGTTATTATATTCTTCAACCTTCAGATAAGGGGCTAATGCTTCTAAGGGTATTCAACTTTATATCTTGTCAATCTTTCATTATTTCAACATGTAATATGGAAATAATCTTTCATTATTTCATTATTTCATTAATGTTAGTTGTGTAAATTTGAAGATTATCTAAATCTACGTAGTTGAGCCTTAAATGCTCAAaacatttacttgtttcttacTTGTGTCATACCATATCATGTTGTGTCATTTTCAGCTAGCCGGGCCTTGTGGTGATGatttattgtttaatttatataatttgctcatctttcttttgtttgttgcagGAAATGAATTGCTGTTGAAATAGGAGCTGAAGCattttttttatcgtttttaagtattttttattttcaaagttGATAGAGTTAGGAATAATGTTGAACTGTATATCGAATATTATTACTCTATTGCctttaaattgattttgctattattttgtttttaagctCTTGTGGATCAGAAGTCAATTAGCTTTTTAAATTGttgttaaaagaataattttgtttacttaaatattttgtttgttattttgtatatgttctatttataaaatataagctgtattttttatatttagtttattgcCTTTTTATTATTGGTGGCTATTTATTGCACAGTTGGTGGCGACAAaaaattgcctttttttttttttttactaaggTGGCAACTGTAATGGTTGCCACTTAAGGTAAATATTTGGTGGCGAAAATGTATTGCCACCTTATCTCTATGAAAGGTGGCGACTAAGAAGGGCCATTAAAAAGTCATATTTGATGGCGACAAAATGTCGTCACGTTATCTTTAATAAGGTGGCGATTAATAATTGCCATTAAAAGttatatttggtggcgacaaaatgTCGCCACACTACCTTTAATAAGGTGGCGACTAATAATGGCCACTAAAAGTCATATTTCGTGGCGATAAAATATCGCCACGCTATTTTCAAAAAGGTGGCGATTTTTCATGCTTCGCCACAATTTCATTTAGCGGCAACACTTTCGGTGGCAGCTTGTGGCGACTTTNTTCACTACAAGGAAATGGAGCTCTACCGACGTTTTTTTAGGGATGCTTCGTTTGAGCGTCGGCAAATCCCAATTTATCTCCTAAATTATCGATGCTTAGGGTAAGCGTCgacgaaataaaattttaggcgCTGAAATAATTAAGTGCCCGCGAAACGCTACGCCCGCGAAACGCCCGCATAGCGCGAAAACATAGCGCcaaaagtgataaaaaaaaaaaccctaagcCTCATATTAGTTCTATTTTCACATTTCCTCTGTCACTACATGCCTTTTTCCATTCCCACCTTCCTTCAcaggtgaagaagaaggtgatCTCCCGCATCCATCGCTGCGCCCTCTCCCGCCTCTGCCGCCGCTCCCACTTCTCCGCCCAATCCCACCGCCAATTCGTCTAGGGCGCCCAGCTCCTCGCCCGCGCCCGCTCCTTCTCCAtttcctccgcctccacctccacctccgcccTCGCCCACTCCGCCATCGCAGAGGCCGCTGCTGCCCTCGACGCTTGCGATGCCGCGCCCCACATCTTGAAGGCCCTCGCCCTCGACCTCTTCGGCCACCGCCTCCCCTTGCTCCGATCTCTCGACGCCGCCCTCTCCCACCAGCCACCAAATCCCTTTCCCCCAACGAGTGTGGCAACGCCCTCTTCAAGTGCGCCTGGATCCAGCTCGCCCTCAACCACC
Coding sequences:
- the LOC109708001 gene encoding uncharacterized protein LOC109708001 isoform X6, with the translated sequence MLVNGARRSVLLCRFSPCSDPSTPPSPTCHQIPSPQRAWQRLLQVRQAGENLGTIISKAFPSSASATSTRDPSRLHGALSTLPFGSTPVWNWLGRTCRGYSDPEADSHISSTSTREAPRRARKTKRRKWRSYASCSISATSPLPSSAISNSQCLLQLANLYVVSWGIGEREGEAGTKEILALRDRIGLCYIDRSRAPSSSAET
- the LOC109708001 gene encoding uncharacterized protein LOC109708001 isoform X8 translates to MLVNGARRSVLLCRFSPCSDPSTPPSPTCHQIPSPQRAWQRLLQVRQAGENLGTIISKAFPSSASATSTRDPSRLHGALSTLPFGSTPVWNWLGRTCRGYSDPEADSHIRCDSGDILCGYSQFS
- the LOC109708001 gene encoding uncharacterized protein LOC109708001 isoform X5, with the translated sequence MLVNGARRSVLLCRFSPCSDPSTPPSPTCHQIPSPQRAWQRLLQVRQAGENLGTIISKAFPSSASATSTRDPSRLHGALSTLPFGSTPVWNWLGRTCRGYSDPEADSHISSTSTREAPRRARKTKRRKWRSYASCSISATSPLPSSAISNSQCLLQLANLYVVSWGIGEREGEAGTKEILALRDRIGLCYIDRSRAPSSSAESR
- the LOC109708001 gene encoding uncharacterized protein LOC109708001 isoform X7 yields the protein MLVNGARRSVLLCRFSPCSDPSTPPSPTCHQIPSPQRAWQRLLQVRQAGENLGTIISKAFPSSASATSTRDPSRLHGALSTLPFGSTPVWNWLGRTCRGYSDPEADSHISSTSTREAPRRARKTKRRKWRSYASCSISATSPLPSSAISNSQCLLQLANLYVVSWGIGEREGEAGTKEILALRDRIGLCYIDRSRAPSSSAEV
- the LOC109708001 gene encoding uncharacterized protein LOC109708001 isoform X2, translated to MDKSWISKPRNDNAYIDGVRNFIKFAMEKSSINGKILCPCRKCYNNSSFVPEVVEEHLVWNGFLLGYNVWVFHGESFVTSPSEIECPSFAPGSTNAQESSSRQDGLGGLLQDVFGIMGTNLNTEQVMNETIPNNLEECNDEASASGFLGEQNLNERSMHSSPSETIRYKNLVKDCDQELYPGCKNYSKISFILRLFHLKCLNGWSGKSFTMLLQLLKDSFPKGTSLPSSYYEAKKLIKELGLGYEKLHICPNDCMLYWGETMNQEYCNVCGSSRWTMNKDDDGGSDDLRRKKKPAKILRYFPLIPRLKRIYMSSKIASLMRWHDEGRIKDGILRHPADGLAWKSFDDHYLDFSSDPRSVRLGLASDGFNPFRTMSTTYSTWPVILIPYNLPPWLCMKQSSFILSMVIPGEKGPVPLPREKRRGERGRRRGENGAPMLHARSPQHPPSPLPRSQTVFAAARESLRGVVGDRGEGGGGGYEGDSRPTRSDRFVLH
- the LOC109708001 gene encoding uncharacterized protein LOC109708001 isoform X1, which translates into the protein MDKSWISKPRNDNAYIDGVRNFIKFAMEKSSINGKILCPCRKCYNNSSFVPEVVEEHLVWNGFLLGYNVWVFHGESFVTSPSEIECPSFAPGSTNAQESSSRQDGLGGLLQDVFGIMGTNLNTEQVMNETIPNNLEECNDEASASGFLGEQNLNERSMHSSPSETIRYKNLVKDCDQELYPGCKNYSKISFILRLFHLKCLNGWSGKSFTMLLQLLKDSFPKGTSLPSSYYEAKKLIKELGLGYEKLHICPNDCMLYWGETMNQEYCNVCGSSRWTMNKDDDGGSDDLRRKKKPAKILRYFPLIPRLKRIYMSSKIASLMRWHDEGRIKDGILRHPADGLAWKSFDDHYLDFSSDPRSVRLGLASDGFNPFRTMSTTYSTWPVILIPYNLPPWLCMKQSSFILSMVIPGEKGPGNDIDIYLQPLIAELKQLWNGVDAFDASTKQNFIMKAALMWTINDFPAYANLSGWSTKGRVACPCCGVSTDSRWLKHSKKFCYMGHRRWLEPNHSFRYQQNQFDGTIELRSAPISPFGIDVLRQLEGTSYKYGKGSKSSKKRMREEVASSANQVVDEVGTTNQVRVFEDADEFIGDGHDTTRKDIIGGKNNVAINFITTI
- the LOC109708001 gene encoding uncharacterized protein LOC109708001 isoform X3, with the translated sequence MDKSWISKPRNDNAYIDGVRNFIKFAMEKSSINGKILCPCRKCYNNSSFVPEVVEEHLVWNGFLLGYNVWVFHGESFVTSPSEIECPSFAPGSTNAQESSSRQDGLGGLLQDVFGIMGTNLNTEQVMNETIPNNLEECNDEASASGFLGEQNLNERSMHSSPSETIRYKNLVKDCDQELYPGCKNYSKISFILRLFHLKCLNGWSGKSFTMLLQLLKDSFPKGTSLPSSYYEAKKLIKELGLGYEKLHICPNDCMLYWGETMNQEYCNVCGSSRWTMNKDDDGGSDDLRRKKKPAKILRYFPLIPRLKRIYMSSKIASLMRWHDEGRIKDGILRHPADGLAWKSFDDHYLDFSSDPRSVRLGLASDGFNPFRTMSTTYSTWPVILIPYNLPPWLCMKQSSFILSMVIPGEKGPVPLPREKRRGERGRRRGENGAPMLHARSPQHPPSPLPRSQTASVCCSSRISTWCRGG
- the LOC109708001 gene encoding uncharacterized protein LOC109708001 isoform X4 translates to MDKSWISKPRNDNAYIDGVRNFIKFAMEKSSINGKILCPCRKCYNNSSFVPEVVEEHLVWNGFLLGYNVWVFHGESFVTSPSEIECPSFAPGSTNAQESSSRQDGLGGLLQDVFGIMGTNLNTEQVMNETIPNNLEECNDEASASGFLGEQNLNERSMHSSPSETIRYKNLVKDCDQELYPGCKNYSKISFILRLFHLKCLNGWSGKSFTMLLQLLKDSFPKGTSLPSSYYEAKKLIKELGLGYEKLHICPNDCMLYWGETMNQEYCNVCGSSRWTMNKDDDGGSDDLRRKKKPAKILRYFPLIPRLKRIYMSSKIASLMRWHDEGRIKDGILRHPADGLAWKSFDDHYLDFSSDPRSVRLGLASDGFNPFRTMSTTYSTWPVILIPYNLPPWLCMKQSSFILSMVIPGEKGPGVIVGTSYVVTPSSHDIEATLDECD